From the genome of Sphingobacterium kitahiroshimense, one region includes:
- a CDS encoding beta family protein, giving the protein MNKPVYTPVIRYRQEEKKVLTSFDFGDKIYPYIEIFKKLERVHTSKKKSEPTFHEVHLPILRDIKSNKVFVDLPVHLKTSTKMKKEVVEFLTQVIGNRLERTSHLIGLKSLNNKIIPIISTYSQRTGEPNSIIAQENDLRSVFNSLGFRTSSSTFDNDMKQIIKVAKADDYLFVDLEEYCLASGDDRYAIDFMLDFVKSFKSCPVIILNSPIHHTTTNSGLEHGMRIEKADNSLQYSYKSYGAKGFGDYAGLKKDVLEGGGRISPGFIFYDAVENSYYGYKGLKRKQGELEDFLDIIIPKVLKSDAVNRMLISAERYLDNVNPGWKLINEMLTGIENPKSQSKFKRISMLHYLYCINKKIQAAII; this is encoded by the coding sequence ATGAATAAACCTGTGTACACACCTGTAATAAGATATCGTCAGGAGGAGAAAAAAGTTTTAACTAGTTTCGACTTCGGGGACAAGATCTATCCATATATTGAGATCTTTAAAAAGCTAGAACGAGTACATACTTCGAAGAAAAAATCCGAACCGACTTTTCATGAAGTGCATCTTCCAATACTACGAGATATAAAAAGTAATAAAGTGTTTGTGGATCTTCCCGTACACCTAAAAACATCCACAAAAATGAAAAAAGAAGTTGTTGAGTTTTTAACACAGGTTATTGGTAATAGACTCGAAAGAACATCACATCTAATAGGTTTAAAGTCGCTAAATAATAAAATTATCCCTATTATCAGTACCTATTCCCAAAGAACAGGAGAACCAAATTCGATCATAGCCCAGGAGAATGATTTAAGATCTGTGTTTAATAGTCTAGGCTTTAGAACTTCATCATCGACTTTTGACAATGACATGAAGCAGATAATAAAGGTCGCGAAAGCAGATGATTATCTGTTTGTTGATCTTGAGGAATACTGTCTTGCAAGTGGTGATGATAGATATGCAATTGATTTCATGTTAGATTTCGTTAAGTCATTCAAATCATGTCCTGTGATTATTTTAAACAGCCCTATTCATCATACGACGACAAACTCAGGTTTGGAACATGGAATGCGAATCGAAAAAGCAGATAATTCTCTACAATATTCGTATAAATCTTATGGAGCAAAGGGTTTTGGGGATTATGCTGGTTTAAAAAAAGATGTACTAGAAGGTGGTGGTAGAATTAGTCCTGGATTTATATTCTATGATGCTGTTGAAAATTCATACTATGGGTACAAAGGACTAAAAAGGAAACAGGGTGAACTTGAGGATTTTCTTGATATAATTATTCCTAAAGTTTTAAAATCAGATGCAGTAAACAGGATGTTAATATCTGCTGAACGGTATTTGGATAATGTCAACCCTGGCTGGAAATTAATAAATGAAATGTTGACAGGCATTGAGAATCCTAAAAGTCAATCAAAATTTAAACGTATTTCTATGTTACATTATTTATACTGCATCAATAAAAAAATACAGGCTGCCATCATTTAA
- a CDS encoding sce7726 family protein, with protein sequence MNQVFELNIDSKIVREIAKSYNTLDYVPKLRSLLNLVYSEKKISKFCKLDLHKEINNLLLNSYEGEPILKYKLFKAFVNRDVVAAYEIKVKNSRVDFLTVDDATTSFEIKSSLDNLTKLAKQSSDYVSAFEFNNIVIHERHLAKCLEIVPRSFGIITVDKSGYEILRKPILNKKTDPSEQLNLLTKKELLKNFGHVDISHIMNDLSNIEINKIFKNALKQRYKSRWNFIVENSANILPIDLQFFFKTNVEPALIYN encoded by the coding sequence ATGAACCAAGTTTTCGAATTGAATATTGATTCCAAGATTGTAAGAGAAATAGCAAAATCTTACAATACTTTAGATTATGTTCCCAAGTTGCGCAGTCTTTTAAACCTAGTTTATTCGGAAAAAAAAATAAGTAAATTTTGTAAACTAGACCTACATAAAGAAATTAATAATCTATTGTTAAATAGTTATGAAGGTGAACCGATATTAAAATATAAATTATTCAAGGCTTTTGTGAATAGAGATGTCGTGGCGGCTTATGAAATTAAAGTAAAGAATAGCCGTGTAGATTTCCTTACTGTGGATGATGCTACGACGAGCTTTGAAATTAAATCCAGTCTCGATAATTTAACAAAGTTGGCCAAACAGTCCAGTGATTATGTGAGTGCATTTGAATTTAATAATATTGTTATTCATGAGCGACATTTGGCTAAATGTCTTGAAATCGTACCACGTAGTTTTGGAATTATTACTGTTGATAAAAGTGGATATGAAATTTTACGAAAACCTATTCTCAATAAAAAGACTGATCCCTCTGAGCAGTTAAACTTACTTACTAAAAAGGAGTTGTTGAAAAACTTCGGTCATGTAGATATCAGTCATATTATGAATGACCTTAGCAATATCGAAATCAATAAAATTTTCAAAAACGCACTTAAGCAACGATATAAAAGCCGTTGGAATTTTATTGTTGAAAACTCAGCCAATATTCTTCCTATTGATTTACAGTTTTTCTTTAAGACAAATGTAGAACCAGCACTAATTTATAATTAA
- a CDS encoding DJ-1/PfpI family protein → MKFIKFSLLTLPLLVCSLNSNAQESAKSTFNFPTDRKINIGVLVYDGVEIVDTGGPIDVFVKANNWNGNYNIYTVSATANKNIVMDGGTVNLVSKYSIYDAPQSDILVIPGTSPEIVKTISADKKMMNWIVSQNEKTQMTMSVCTGGLILANTGLLDGRSATTHHWSIDELRSHPKIKVQEKTRFVVDGKFLTGAGVTSGMDVALQAIELINGKEIADDIALGMVYDRYNTMEFLPKK, encoded by the coding sequence ATGAAATTCATAAAATTTTCTTTACTGACTCTTCCTCTTTTAGTGTGCTCTTTAAATAGTAATGCACAGGAAAGCGCAAAAAGTACATTCAATTTCCCTACTGATCGTAAGATCAATATCGGAGTTTTAGTTTATGATGGTGTAGAGATTGTCGATACGGGTGGTCCTATTGATGTTTTTGTAAAGGCTAATAACTGGAATGGCAACTATAATATTTACACCGTATCGGCAACAGCCAATAAAAATATAGTCATGGACGGTGGAACAGTAAATCTAGTTTCTAAATACAGTATATATGATGCTCCACAATCAGATATATTGGTCATCCCTGGAACATCTCCTGAGATTGTCAAAACGATTTCTGCAGATAAAAAAATGATGAATTGGATTGTCTCACAGAATGAAAAAACCCAAATGACAATGTCTGTCTGTACTGGTGGACTTATACTGGCAAATACAGGCCTGCTTGATGGGCGCTCTGCAACTACACATCACTGGTCAATTGATGAACTGAGATCGCACCCTAAAATAAAAGTGCAGGAAAAAACTCGATTTGTAGTGGATGGCAAATTTTTAACTGGCGCCGGTGTCACTTCTGGTATGGATGTGGCTCTTCAAGCTATTGAATTGATAAACGGTAAAGAAATTGCTGACGATATCGCACTCGGAATGGTTTATGACCGTTATAATACGATGGAATTTTTACCTAAAAAATAA
- a CDS encoding transposase, translating into MEGKKIRQVRVLDSTKNVVYEFLTNNFSWKPKTVASLYKERWEIETFFKHLKQKLKVTSFVGTSQNAVYIQIWTALIGILLFKYIQKKVKYDWNLSNLVNFIRLNIFVKIDLWKWADAPFISGRPPNKEGQFVLF; encoded by the coding sequence ATGGAAGGAAAGAAGATACGTCAGGTTCGTGTTTTGGACAGCACTAAAAACGTAGTTTATGAGTTCTTAACAAACAATTTTAGTTGGAAACCCAAGACAGTAGCATCTCTTTACAAGGAACGGTGGGAGATTGAAACATTCTTCAAACATTTAAAACAGAAACTAAAGGTTACCAGTTTTGTAGGCACATCCCAAAATGCGGTGTATATACAAATATGGACAGCATTGATCGGAATATTGCTCTTCAAGTATATTCAAAAGAAGGTTAAATACGATTGGAATCTATCGAATCTTGTCAACTTTATACGATTAAATATTTTTGTAAAAATAGACCTATGGAAATGGGCCGATGCTCCGTTCATTTCAGGAAGACCTCCTAATAAAGAGGGACAGTTTGTGCTTTTTTAA
- a CDS encoding aminotransferase class I/II-fold pyridoxal phosphate-dependent enzyme, translated as MSDLSYISSRGNRAYHTVVRPDFELYFEASKNIYHAVDNPHGTFPLNVADNNLNWPILSERLQKIAATQEIPDWVSGYTSGLGHETFRAALADFLGVFLAKRPLDPANIGVAAGATAVIELSAIILADKGDVAVFPAPAYPVYSRDIMNKAGIERYDLITHHDSDAIHHGPILSIEHLEKAKRDIELQGSNFKLLVVTNPDNPTGGLYTVEHLEAIADWCIERKIHFIVNEIYGLVTIDTTDPAIAGDYLDHRQFSSFLSIIHNKNSPYLHQWYALSKDLGISGMRVGMVYSLNQAFLTAFNNLNLPHMVSNHTQWLMENVLGDHEFMRNFLDAQHQALTKGYIVVVDMLKILDVPFVPSYGSLFIWADFSKFLFAETLAAEIEFWENLYKNTGVLLTPGIGFGHTKKGMFRIVYTCFDDEALRIAMKRIQYYLASLATTVKKSVE; from the coding sequence ATGTCAGACTTATCCTATATATCTTCAAGAGGCAATCGTGCTTACCATACTGTTGTTAGACCAGATTTTGAACTTTATTTTGAAGCATCAAAAAATATATATCATGCTGTTGATAATCCACACGGAACTTTTCCATTGAATGTCGCGGATAACAATCTAAATTGGCCTATCCTGAGTGAGCGCTTGCAAAAAATCGCTGCTACGCAGGAAATTCCAGACTGGGTTTCAGGCTATACTTCTGGCCTGGGGCACGAAACCTTCCGAGCAGCATTAGCAGATTTTCTGGGTGTTTTTTTAGCAAAACGCCCCTTAGATCCTGCAAATATAGGAGTGGCTGCTGGAGCTACCGCCGTGATCGAGCTATCCGCAATAATTCTGGCAGATAAAGGGGATGTTGCGGTATTTCCAGCCCCTGCATATCCTGTATACAGCCGCGACATCATGAATAAGGCTGGCATAGAAAGATATGATTTAATCACGCATCATGATAGTGATGCTATCCATCACGGACCTATTCTGTCGATTGAACATCTGGAAAAAGCCAAACGAGATATCGAGCTCCAAGGTTCAAATTTCAAACTTCTGGTAGTTACTAATCCTGATAATCCGACCGGAGGATTATACACCGTAGAGCATCTGGAAGCTATTGCCGATTGGTGTATAGAAAGGAAAATTCATTTTATCGTCAATGAGATCTATGGACTTGTAACCATAGATACAACAGATCCAGCTATAGCTGGTGATTACCTCGATCATCGTCAGTTTTCTTCTTTCCTCTCAATAATCCATAATAAAAACAGTCCATATTTACACCAGTGGTATGCACTTTCTAAAGATCTGGGGATTTCAGGAATGAGAGTCGGTATGGTATACTCGCTTAATCAAGCCTTCTTAACTGCTTTTAATAATTTAAACCTTCCACACATGGTTTCAAATCATACACAATGGTTAATGGAAAATGTGTTGGGAGATCACGAGTTTATGCGCAATTTCTTGGATGCACAGCATCAAGCCTTAACCAAGGGATACATTGTAGTGGTAGATATGTTAAAAATTTTAGATGTACCATTTGTTCCTTCCTATGGAAGCTTATTTATATGGGCTGATTTTTCTAAATTTTTATTCGCGGAAACTTTGGCTGCGGAAATCGAATTTTGGGAGAATCTTTACAAAAACACAGGTGTCTTATTAACACCGGGAATCGGTTTCGGTCACACAAAAAAAGGCATGTTTAGAATAGTATATACTTGTTTTGATGATGAAGCCTTACGGATAGCTATGAAAAGGATACAGTACTACTTAGCAAGTTTAGCTACAACTGTAAAAAAATCTGTTGAATAA
- a CDS encoding zinc-dependent alcohol dehydrogenase family protein, translated as MKFEITLKKNTEMNIPNLMKQWELSDFGLNNLKLNTVPVPTPGPKEVLVKTAAVSLNYRDHLVTSNGMGMPLAFPFVPASDMSGAVVKIGSRVSRFKINDKVISTNIAGWIEGPAPSPDIAPSLGGMGPGVLAEYVCLPEDWLSLAPKNLSPVESATLPCAGLTAWMAVFEKGKLKSNETLVVQGTGGVSLFAAQFAFSIGANILLTSSSDDKINRAKSLGISAGINRFNNEDWQHNVSQLTSGRGADLIIEMAGSENLQKSLDAVAQEGRIAIVGVLEAADATLPIFKVLSKRSSLLGIGVGSRKSLEAMCSYIDLHEIRPVIDAIYRFEDSPKAFDHLKRGAFGKVVIEIQ; from the coding sequence ATGAAATTCGAGATAACTTTGAAAAAAAATACAGAAATGAATATTCCAAATTTGATGAAACAATGGGAGCTAAGTGATTTCGGATTAAATAATTTGAAGCTGAATACAGTTCCGGTTCCAACACCCGGACCTAAGGAAGTATTGGTCAAAACAGCTGCGGTCTCTTTAAATTATCGAGATCATTTGGTTACCAGTAATGGTATGGGTATGCCTTTGGCCTTTCCATTCGTGCCAGCTTCTGATATGTCGGGTGCCGTTGTCAAGATCGGTAGCCGGGTTAGCAGATTTAAAATTAATGATAAAGTTATTTCTACAAATATAGCCGGATGGATTGAGGGACCTGCACCATCACCAGATATTGCGCCCTCCTTGGGTGGGATGGGGCCAGGAGTCCTTGCAGAGTACGTTTGTTTACCTGAAGACTGGTTATCACTTGCTCCCAAGAATTTATCTCCTGTTGAGTCTGCAACTTTACCATGTGCAGGACTCACTGCGTGGATGGCGGTTTTTGAAAAAGGAAAGTTAAAGTCAAATGAAACACTAGTTGTTCAAGGAACAGGTGGGGTTTCGCTTTTTGCAGCACAATTTGCCTTTAGTATTGGTGCCAATATTCTTTTAACAAGCTCCAGTGACGACAAGATAAACCGGGCAAAAAGTTTAGGTATTTCCGCTGGAATAAATCGGTTTAATAATGAAGACTGGCAACATAATGTATCACAGTTGACTTCAGGACGTGGTGCCGATCTTATCATTGAAATGGCCGGTAGCGAAAATCTTCAAAAATCATTAGATGCAGTAGCACAAGAAGGTCGAATTGCAATTGTGGGCGTATTAGAGGCTGCGGATGCGACTTTGCCAATCTTTAAAGTACTATCCAAACGATCATCATTATTAGGTATAGGAGTCGGTTCCAGGAAAAGCTTAGAAGCAATGTGTTCCTATATTGATCTTCATGAAATTAGACCGGTTATCGATGCCATATACAGATTTGAAGATAGTCCAAAAGCATTCGATCACTTAAAAAGAGGAGCCTTTGGTAAAGTGGTTATTGAAATTCAATAA
- a CDS encoding NADP-dependent oxidoreductase yields the protein MKAMILSAQGGIENFSLADIPVPSLKHDEVLIKTKAISINPADTIVRSNNNVSWVFGNDNPLVLGWDISGEIVDIGSSVQNFKVGDEVFGLLNHPYIGRTYAEFVAASVEHLALKPKKISHETAAVSTLAALTALQPLNKVGIKPGDRVLVTAAGGGVGHFAVQFAKQAGAYVIALASASKKDLLLQLGADEFIDYKKEKFEEIIHDIDIVIDGVRDDQHLLRSLNIIRPGGTLISLWTNVTEALSEEFQLKGINIFYNMVLPNGVDMQYVADLLDNDLLKPHISKIFPFEEIPNAHIEIEKGHTTGKLAVSF from the coding sequence ATGAAAGCCATGATATTGAGTGCACAGGGAGGAATTGAGAATTTCTCTCTTGCCGATATTCCCGTGCCGTCTTTAAAGCATGATGAAGTGTTGATTAAGACCAAGGCCATCAGTATAAATCCTGCAGATACCATTGTTAGAAGTAACAATAATGTAAGTTGGGTATTTGGAAATGATAATCCTTTGGTTTTAGGATGGGATATCTCTGGTGAAATTGTAGATATTGGGTCATCAGTTCAAAATTTCAAAGTAGGCGATGAGGTTTTTGGTCTCTTAAACCATCCCTATATTGGCCGGACATACGCCGAATTTGTAGCCGCCTCCGTTGAACATCTTGCACTAAAACCAAAGAAAATAAGTCACGAAACAGCGGCAGTATCAACATTAGCAGCATTAACAGCTTTACAGCCTTTAAATAAAGTAGGGATTAAACCGGGCGATCGGGTATTAGTTACCGCGGCAGGCGGTGGAGTAGGACATTTTGCTGTCCAATTTGCAAAACAAGCAGGAGCATATGTGATTGCCTTAGCATCAGCATCTAAAAAAGATCTTTTGCTTCAACTTGGAGCTGATGAATTTATTGATTATAAAAAGGAGAAATTTGAAGAAATTATCCATGACATAGACATTGTTATTGATGGAGTTCGAGATGATCAGCATCTACTTCGAAGCTTAAATATTATAAGGCCAGGCGGAACTTTGATTAGTCTGTGGACGAATGTAACGGAAGCATTATCTGAAGAATTTCAACTTAAAGGGATCAATATATTTTATAATATGGTATTACCCAATGGTGTTGATATGCAATATGTTGCTGATTTGTTAGATAACGATCTTTTAAAACCTCATATCAGTAAAATATTTCCATTCGAGGAAATCCCTAATGCCCATATAGAAATAGAGAAGGGACATACCACGGGAAAATTAGCCGTATCGTTTTAA
- a CDS encoding SDR family NAD(P)-dependent oxidoreductase — protein MLSLKGKVAFVTGGTRGMGQAIVQRLAAEGASVVFTYVNSQAIAEDIVAGIERAGGSAIAIQADGAKQGAVSFAIEQAAEKYQKIDIMVNNAATVVAGSIETAIDRELAYNRQLDTNIRSVIEGIRKVQQYMPDGGRIINIGSVGARRIGGPNMADYVATKAAIGGLGRGLAWDFAPRNITVNTIEPGAIDTDMMPADPAIREAYINAIPLKRLGKPEEIASMVNFLAGPEAGYITGSSFVVDGGITA, from the coding sequence ATGTTAAGTTTAAAAGGAAAAGTTGCCTTTGTTACAGGTGGAACACGTGGCATGGGGCAAGCAATAGTACAACGTTTAGCCGCTGAGGGAGCCTCAGTCGTATTTACATATGTTAACTCACAAGCGATAGCAGAAGACATTGTTGCTGGGATTGAGCGTGCAGGAGGGAGTGCAATAGCAATACAGGCAGATGGAGCAAAACAAGGAGCTGTTTCATTTGCAATTGAACAAGCCGCTGAAAAATATCAAAAAATAGATATAATGGTCAATAATGCAGCAACAGTTGTAGCTGGTAGTATTGAAACAGCGATAGACAGGGAGTTAGCATATAATCGTCAACTTGATACTAATATTCGTTCCGTTATTGAAGGAATTCGCAAAGTTCAACAGTATATGCCAGATGGTGGTAGGATTATCAATATTGGTTCGGTCGGTGCCCGTCGAATAGGAGGACCTAATATGGCCGACTATGTGGCTACCAAAGCGGCAATAGGTGGCCTTGGTAGAGGTTTAGCATGGGACTTTGCCCCTCGTAATATAACAGTTAATACAATTGAACCAGGTGCGATCGATACCGATATGATGCCTGCTGATCCCGCAATCCGTGAAGCATATATTAATGCCATTCCACTTAAAAGACTTGGCAAGCCAGAGGAAATTGCTTCAATGGTCAATTTTCTTGCAGGTCCAGAAGCTGGTTATATTACAGGATCGAGCTTTGTTGTGGATGGAGGAATTACAGCTTAA
- a CDS encoding ImmA/IrrE family metallo-endopeptidase yields the protein MNKNLEIEKELLSKPGDTILETLEFLKMTQAEFAERIGKTPGKVNDMISGKAPITVNTALQLEKVLGIDTQFWLNREANYREKIARIEQEEFLEECIDWLKEQPIKELNAYGYLSSNKIGNELAEECLKFYGVASPTQWQHVYVDNYVNTNFRKSNTLTAAVSNMAAWLRIGELNLRKLEIPEYNKDAFKKILIQIKRLAENQPEDFADQLELMCREVGVAVIYSKSLSKAPISGATRWVSGTPLIQITDRYKTNDHFWFTFYHEAGHILLHGKKDVFIEDFGELENDKDKEQEANDFARDWLIPDSFLEDIEGSISEGMIRKVAKKYAIHPGIVLGRLQNLNKVPYHFGTNLKVRINLDYFIKH from the coding sequence ATGAACAAGAACTTAGAAATAGAGAAGGAATTATTATCAAAACCTGGTGATACAATTTTGGAAACATTAGAATTTCTAAAAATGACACAAGCTGAATTCGCAGAGCGGATTGGCAAGACACCCGGTAAGGTAAATGATATGATTTCGGGTAAAGCACCTATTACGGTCAATACAGCTCTTCAGCTTGAAAAAGTATTGGGAATAGATACGCAGTTCTGGTTAAATAGAGAGGCTAATTATCGAGAAAAGATAGCTCGTATTGAGCAAGAAGAGTTTTTAGAAGAATGCATCGACTGGCTGAAAGAACAACCCATCAAAGAATTGAATGCATACGGATATTTATCTTCAAACAAAATTGGGAATGAACTAGCGGAAGAATGCTTAAAATTTTATGGAGTAGCCTCTCCTACTCAATGGCAACATGTTTATGTGGATAACTATGTAAACACCAATTTTAGAAAGAGTAATACGCTAACTGCAGCAGTGAGTAATATGGCTGCATGGTTAAGAATAGGAGAATTAAATTTACGAAAATTAGAAATTCCTGAGTACAATAAAGATGCGTTTAAAAAAATCCTCATTCAAATAAAACGTCTTGCAGAAAACCAACCCGAGGATTTCGCTGACCAGTTGGAATTAATGTGCAGAGAAGTTGGTGTGGCAGTAATCTACTCGAAAAGTCTTTCAAAAGCACCAATAAGCGGCGCTACGAGATGGGTATCGGGAACACCGCTAATACAAATCACAGATCGTTACAAAACTAATGATCACTTTTGGTTTACATTTTACCACGAAGCCGGACATATTCTGCTACATGGTAAAAAAGATGTTTTCATAGAAGATTTTGGAGAGCTCGAAAACGATAAGGATAAAGAACAGGAAGCAAACGATTTTGCTAGGGACTGGCTTATTCCAGATTCTTTTCTAGAAGACATTGAGGGTTCGATAAGTGAAGGAATGATTAGAAAAGTGGCAAAAAAATATGCTATTCACCCTGGAATTGTATTGGGAAGACTTCAAAATTTAAATAAAGTTCCTTATCATTTTGGTACAAACTTGAAAGTGAGGATAAATTTGGATTATTTTATTAAACACTAA
- a CDS encoding helix-turn-helix domain-containing protein has protein sequence MDCILPNYSINFRDEFSLITGEELERFMKLDSDAHTHNFYILSFLYEGYVSHLSDFENKQLSGPAVLMLDVDQVHTHPDMSNCKIVSIAFSSHFIADQTHQFLQKVNLLFSRPFIQISFEKLQELDHIIKIISTEVDKEDADEELIKALLNVLIVQCYGLSVKYPVKDHNVQSIYDSFKALLKQHYHKQHQVKFYADRLNVTTRTLNQSVRKSTLKTPKQLIDAHLLLEAKRLLYWSKVPAKEVAWELGFETDSYFNRFFKKYTGETPKEFHRKQFQGKIE, from the coding sequence ATGGATTGTATATTACCCAATTACAGTATAAATTTCAGGGATGAGTTTTCATTGATTACAGGAGAAGAATTGGAGCGCTTTATGAAGTTAGATTCAGATGCTCACACCCATAATTTTTATATCCTGAGCTTTTTGTATGAAGGTTATGTGAGTCATCTTTCGGACTTTGAAAATAAGCAACTCTCAGGGCCCGCGGTTCTAATGCTGGATGTTGATCAGGTACACACGCATCCTGACATGAGCAATTGCAAAATAGTATCAATCGCATTCTCTAGTCATTTTATTGCCGATCAGACTCATCAATTTCTTCAAAAAGTAAATCTGTTGTTCTCACGGCCGTTCATTCAAATTTCTTTTGAAAAACTTCAAGAATTGGATCATATCATCAAAATTATTTCGACAGAAGTTGATAAAGAAGATGCCGATGAAGAATTGATTAAAGCCCTATTGAATGTTTTGATCGTCCAATGTTATGGACTTTCGGTAAAGTATCCAGTTAAAGATCACAATGTTCAAAGCATCTACGATAGTTTTAAAGCGTTGCTAAAACAACATTACCATAAACAACATCAGGTAAAATTCTATGCAGATCGACTGAATGTTACAACGCGGACATTAAATCAAAGTGTCCGTAAATCAACCCTTAAAACACCTAAGCAACTAATTGATGCGCATTTATTACTAGAGGCAAAAAGACTCCTGTACTGGTCAAAAGTTCCAGCAAAGGAAGTGGCATGGGAGTTGGGATTTGAAACGGATAGTTATTTTAACCGCTTTTTTAAGAAATATACTGGTGAAACTCCGAAGGAATTCCACAGAAAACAGTTTCAAGGTAAAATAGAATAA
- a CDS encoding type II toxin-antitoxin system RelE/ParE family toxin, protein MSITYSNKIKKKFSSAAEIKKAFGAMAKKVQARLDDIEASPNLNVLTQIPAANCHALSGNRDGEWAVNISPNHRMIFEIDNDPMPLTLTGEIDRIKVTDIRIIDTIDYH, encoded by the coding sequence ATGAGTATCACTTATTCTAATAAAATAAAAAAGAAGTTTTCATCAGCAGCTGAGATCAAGAAAGCATTTGGGGCAATGGCAAAAAAAGTGCAGGCACGATTGGACGATATTGAAGCATCGCCCAATCTCAATGTACTGACACAGATTCCAGCAGCTAACTGCCATGCTCTTTCGGGAAATCGAGATGGTGAATGGGCTGTGAATATTTCACCTAATCATCGTATGATTTTTGAAATAGATAACGATCCTATGCCGCTCACGCTAACTGGTGAAATAGATAGAATAAAAGTGACAGACATTCGAATTATTGATACAATAGATTATCATTAA
- a CDS encoding winged helix-turn-helix transcriptional regulator produces MKKIVIEEQDINALQDTIYVIGGKWKLPIIYSICNGNKRFMDIQRSIPDLTTRMLARNLKELEDNKLISRIMNADIGVAEYEFTEYAKEYGTLIMNLIAWGKKHRAMIIESLR; encoded by the coding sequence ATGAAAAAAATTGTTATTGAAGAGCAGGATATAAATGCTTTGCAAGATACGATATACGTTATAGGGGGTAAATGGAAACTTCCCATCATTTATTCCATTTGTAATGGAAATAAAAGATTTATGGATATCCAAAGAAGTATTCCAGATCTAACGACCAGAATGCTTGCCCGGAATCTTAAAGAGCTTGAAGATAATAAGTTAATCTCACGTATCATGAATGCGGATATCGGGGTAGCTGAATATGAATTCACAGAATATGCAAAAGAATATGGTACTCTTATCATGAATCTAATTGCATGGGGAAAAAAACATCGCGCTATGATTATTGAATCACTACGTTAG